A region of Burkholderiales bacterium JOSHI_001 DNA encodes the following proteins:
- a CDS encoding transcriptional activator of acetoin/glycerol metabolism (PFAM: GAF domain; Bacterial regulatory protein, Fis family; Sigma-54 interaction domain), giving the protein MRPEPSPYVGYQKDIRAVRHLWERFNAGLLDANERRPAYHQLLLADWQRCSALGVDVAMATGRRLDSGDFHQRRNAEQLLLQTSVPLIQDVGHFLVDVPGILILTERSGTVLHISGDPLVKERAASLSGIVEGSQWNEASAGTNGVGSALTRREPVHVFASEHFCEGWHTWSCAAAPIFDTDGQTVLGIIDFTTVETDFRDQALGLAVSLANTIQARMALHRELERRRVLTAFGDAARHYPHDDLLALDHAGRPLAHSPNERCRLLAQRWGQFGAEGPPPVRQRIEVTAPGSSAPIGAIVLLAKPAGYQRVFRSDAAPPLPGLAAATAAPEPATVGRFGDFITADADTRHMLGDLQRIAQADVAMLITGETGTGKELLARHVHALSPRAAQPYLAVNCGAISEALLESTFFGYVKGAFSGADPRGRAGYFESAGAGTLFLDEVGELPPAMQAALLRVLEDGSFQRVGSCQTQHARCRIIAATHQPLEQMIAQGRFRQDLFFRLKVVQRHISALRERPGDIPLLARQFAQAMQNKHGLTGVHISPEAMDLLLHYRWPGNARELRNAIEAALLCCDGHISPASLPPELRGGGSLDPNALAPQGLASVRDFERQLIIGLLGKHRNIRQVAQVLGVARSTLYRKFAELHIHQADFVHAGVQGEGEH; this is encoded by the coding sequence ATGAGGCCCGAACCCAGCCCCTACGTCGGCTACCAGAAAGACATCCGTGCGGTGCGCCACCTGTGGGAGCGCTTCAACGCCGGCCTGCTGGACGCCAACGAACGCCGCCCCGCCTACCACCAGCTGCTGCTGGCCGACTGGCAGCGCTGTAGCGCGCTGGGCGTGGACGTGGCCATGGCCACCGGCCGCCGCCTGGACAGCGGCGACTTCCACCAGCGGCGCAATGCCGAACAGCTGCTGCTGCAGACCAGCGTGCCCCTCATCCAGGACGTGGGCCATTTCCTGGTGGACGTGCCGGGCATCCTGATCCTGACCGAACGCAGCGGCACCGTGCTGCACATCAGCGGCGACCCCTTGGTGAAGGAACGTGCGGCCAGCCTGTCGGGCATCGTGGAGGGCTCGCAGTGGAACGAGGCCAGCGCCGGCACCAACGGCGTGGGCTCGGCACTGACGCGGCGCGAGCCGGTGCATGTGTTCGCGAGTGAACACTTCTGCGAGGGCTGGCACACCTGGTCCTGCGCCGCCGCGCCCATCTTCGACACCGACGGCCAGACGGTGCTGGGCATCATCGACTTCACCACCGTGGAAACCGACTTCCGCGACCAGGCGCTGGGGCTGGCGGTGTCGCTGGCCAACACCATCCAGGCGCGCATGGCGCTGCACCGTGAACTGGAACGGCGCCGCGTGCTCACCGCCTTCGGCGACGCGGCGCGCCACTACCCGCACGACGACCTGCTGGCCCTGGACCACGCCGGCCGGCCGCTGGCGCACAGCCCGAACGAACGCTGCCGCCTGCTGGCGCAGCGCTGGGGCCAGTTCGGCGCCGAAGGGCCGCCGCCGGTGCGCCAGCGCATCGAGGTCACCGCGCCGGGCAGCAGCGCGCCCATCGGCGCCATCGTGCTGCTGGCCAAGCCGGCGGGCTACCAGCGGGTGTTCCGCAGCGACGCCGCCCCTCCCCTGCCCGGCCTGGCCGCCGCCACGGCTGCGCCCGAACCCGCCACGGTGGGCCGCTTTGGCGACTTCATCACCGCCGATGCCGACACCCGCCACATGCTGGGGGACCTGCAGCGCATCGCCCAGGCCGACGTGGCCATGCTGATCACCGGCGAAACCGGCACCGGCAAGGAACTGCTGGCGCGCCATGTGCACGCGCTCAGCCCGCGCGCCGCCCAGCCCTACCTGGCGGTGAACTGCGGCGCCATCAGCGAAGCGCTGTTGGAAAGCACCTTCTTCGGCTACGTGAAGGGCGCGTTCTCCGGCGCCGACCCGCGCGGACGCGCGGGCTATTTCGAATCGGCCGGCGCCGGCACCCTGTTCCTGGACGAGGTGGGCGAACTGCCGCCGGCCATGCAGGCCGCGCTGCTGCGGGTGCTGGAAGACGGCAGCTTCCAGCGCGTGGGCTCCTGCCAGACGCAGCACGCACGCTGCCGCATCATCGCCGCCACCCACCAGCCACTGGAACAGATGATCGCCCAGGGGCGCTTTCGCCAGGACCTGTTCTTCCGGCTGAAGGTGGTGCAGCGCCACATCTCGGCGCTGCGGGAACGCCCGGGTGACATCCCCTTGTTGGCGCGGCAGTTCGCCCAGGCCATGCAGAACAAGCACGGGCTGACCGGGGTGCACATCAGCCCCGAGGCGATGGACCTGCTGCTGCACTACCGCTGGCCAGGCAATGCGCGGGAGTTGCGCAACGCCATCGAAGCCGCGCTGCTGTGCTGCGACGGGCACATCAGCCCCGCCAGCCTGCCGCCCGAGTTGCGCGGCGGCGGCAGCCTGGACCCAAACGCTTTGGCGCCGCAAGGCCTGGCTTCGGTGCGCGACTTCGAGCGCCAGCTCATCATCGGCCTGCTGGGCAAGCACCGCAACATCCGCCAGGTGGCGCAGGTGCTGGGCGTGGCGCGCTCCACGCTGTACCGCAAGTTCGCCGAGCTGCACATCCACCAGGCCGACTTCGTGCACGCGGGCGTGCAGGGCGAAGGCGAGCACTGA
- a CDS encoding putative flavoprotein involved in K+ transport (PFAM: Flavin-binding monooxygenase-like): MSQSTLSTPAASPAAGAVTRLEAVVIGAGVAGLYQLHKLREMGMTVRAYDTASGVGGTWYWNRYPGARFDSEAEVYQYWFSEELYKSWTPSERFPAQPETEAWLNFVADRLDLKKDIQFNTRIDSAHWNESSKRWDLTTQNGERIETQFLVCCLGMLSAPLSDRFPGQASFKGPIHHTALWPKEGVDLKGKRVAVVGVGATGIQVIQTIGKEVGHLSVFARTPQYIIPMRNPKYTRADWDGFGKRFHQLKERVSNTFSGFTYDFDSGTWAEKTPAQRLDVLETLWADGSLSLWLASFVEMFFDEAVSAEVSEFVRGKMRERLKHDKFLCDLLIPTDYGFGTHRVPLENKYLEVYLQPNVTAVNCRDNPIERIVPEGIQTADGTIHKVDVIILATGFDAATGALTRIDIQGRDGRSLKQEWKKEIRTAMGMQIHGYPNLFSTASPLAPSAALCNMTTCLQQQVDWVSDCIAYTRKNGKQVVEATKEFEDAWVKHHDETAAATLVMKTNSWYLGSNIEGKPRRLLSYIGGVGNFRRQCDEVAAKGYAGFSIN, from the coding sequence GTGAGCCAAAGCACCCTGAGCACCCCGGCGGCGTCCCCCGCTGCAGGCGCGGTCACCCGGCTGGAAGCCGTGGTCATCGGCGCCGGCGTGGCCGGCCTGTACCAGTTGCACAAGCTGCGCGAGATGGGCATGACCGTGCGCGCCTACGACACCGCCAGCGGTGTGGGCGGCACCTGGTACTGGAACCGCTACCCCGGCGCGCGCTTCGACTCCGAAGCCGAGGTTTACCAATACTGGTTCTCGGAAGAGCTTTACAAGTCCTGGACACCCAGCGAACGTTTCCCGGCCCAGCCCGAAACCGAAGCCTGGCTGAACTTCGTGGCCGACCGGCTGGACCTGAAGAAGGACATCCAGTTCAACACCCGCATCGACTCTGCGCACTGGAACGAGAGCAGCAAGCGCTGGGACCTGACCACGCAGAACGGTGAGCGCATCGAGACCCAGTTCCTGGTCTGCTGCCTGGGCATGCTCAGCGCACCGCTGTCCGACCGCTTCCCCGGCCAGGCCAGCTTCAAGGGCCCCATCCACCACACTGCGCTGTGGCCCAAGGAAGGCGTGGACCTGAAAGGCAAGCGCGTGGCCGTGGTCGGCGTGGGCGCCACTGGCATCCAGGTGATCCAGACCATCGGCAAGGAGGTGGGCCACCTGAGCGTCTTCGCCCGCACGCCGCAGTACATCATCCCGATGCGCAACCCGAAGTACACCCGTGCCGACTGGGACGGCTTCGGCAAGCGCTTCCACCAGCTGAAGGAACGCGTCAGCAACACCTTCTCCGGCTTCACCTACGACTTCGATTCAGGCACCTGGGCCGAGAAGACCCCGGCGCAGCGGCTGGACGTGCTGGAAACGCTGTGGGCCGACGGTTCGCTGTCGCTGTGGCTGGCGTCCTTCGTCGAGATGTTCTTCGACGAGGCGGTCAGCGCCGAGGTGTCGGAATTCGTGCGCGGCAAGATGCGTGAACGCCTGAAGCACGACAAGTTCCTGTGCGACCTGCTGATCCCCACCGACTACGGCTTCGGCACCCACCGCGTGCCGCTGGAGAACAAGTACCTGGAGGTGTACCTGCAGCCCAACGTCACCGCGGTGAACTGCCGCGACAACCCGATCGAGCGCATCGTGCCCGAAGGCATCCAGACCGCCGACGGCACCATCCACAAGGTGGACGTCATCATCCTGGCCACCGGTTTCGACGCCGCCACCGGTGCGCTGACGCGCATCGACATCCAGGGCCGCGACGGCCGCAGCCTGAAGCAGGAGTGGAAGAAGGAGATCCGCACCGCCATGGGCATGCAGATCCATGGCTACCCGAACCTGTTCTCCACCGCGTCGCCGCTGGCGCCGTCGGCCGCGCTGTGCAACATGACCACCTGCCTGCAGCAGCAGGTGGACTGGGTCAGCGACTGCATTGCCTACACCCGCAAGAACGGCAAGCAGGTGGTGGAAGCGACCAAGGAGTTCGAGGACGCCTGGGTCAAGCACCACGACGAGACCGCCGCCGCCACGCTGGTGATGAAGACCAACAGCTGGTACCTGGGCTCCAACATCGAGGGCAAGCCGCGGCGCCTGCTTTCCTACATCGGGGGTGTGGGCAATTTCCGCCGCCAGTGTGACGAAGTGGCCGCCAAGGGCTACGCTGGCTTTTCGATCAACTAG